A region of Drosophila suzukii chromosome 2L, CBGP_Dsuzu_IsoJpt1.0, whole genome shotgun sequence DNA encodes the following proteins:
- the Mettl14 gene encoding N(6)-adenosine-methyltransferase non-catalytic subunit METTL14, producing the protein MSDVLKSSQERSRKRRLLLAQTLGLSSVDDLKKVLGNAEDINSSRQLNPGGQREEEDGGASSSKKAPNEIIYRDSSTFLKGTQSSNPHNDYCQHFVDTGQRPQNFIRDVGLADRFEEYPKLRELIKLKDKLIQDTASAPMYLKADLKSLDVKTLGAKFDVILIEPPLEEYARAAPSVATVGGAPRVFWNWDDILNLDVGEIAAHRSFVFLWCGSSEGLDMGRNCLKKWGFRRCEDICWIRTNINKPGHSKQLEPKAVFQRTKEHCLMGIKGTVRRSTDGDFIHANVDIDLIISEEEEFGSFEKPIEIFHIIEHFCLGRRRLHLFGRDSSIRPGWLTVGPELTNSNFNSELYQTYFAEAPATGCTSRIELLRPKSPPPNSKVLRGRGRGFPRGRGRPR; encoded by the exons ATGAGCGATGTCCTAAAGAGTTCGCAGGAGCGATCCCGCAAGCGGCGTTTGCTTCTGGCGCAAACT CTGGGTTTGTCGAGCGTAGATGATTTGAAGAAGGTCCTGGGCAATGCAGAGGATATCAACAGCAGTCGCCAGCTGAATCCCGGCGGGCAGCGCGAGGAGGAGGATGGCGGAGCCTCTTCCTCCAAGAAGGCGCCCAATGAAATCATCTACAGGGACTCCTCCACCTTCCTCAAGGGAACCCAGTCTTCCAATCCGCACAATGACTACTGCCAGCACTTTGTGGACACCGGGCAGCGTCCCCAGAACTTTATCCGCGATGTCGGACTAGCTGACCGCTTCGAGGAGTATCCCAAACTGAGGGAACTGATCAAACTAAAGGACAAACTTATCCAGGACACGGCATCTGCTCCCATGTACTTAAAGGCTGACCTCAAATCGCTTGATGTCAAGACCCTGGGTGCCAAGTTTGATGTGATACTGATTGAGCCGCCGCTGGAGGAATACGCCAGGGCAGCTCCCTCGGTGGCCACTGTGGGTGGAGCCCCTCGTGTCTTTTGGAACTGGGATGATATACTTA ATTTGGATGTGGGCGAGATTGCGGCCCACCGCTCGTTTGTATTCCTCTGGTGCGGCTCCTCGGAGGGCCTGGACATGGGCCGCAACTGCCTGAAGAAGTGGGGATTCCGCAGGTGCGAGGACATCTGCTGGATACGCACGAATATCAACAAGCCCGGTCACTCGAAGCAACTGGAACCGAAAGCAGTCTTCCAGCGCACCAAAGAGCACTGCCTGATGGGCATCAAGGGAACTGTTCGCCGATCCACCGATGGTGATTTCATCCATGCCAATGTGGACATTGATTTGATCATCTCGGAGGAAGAGGAGTTCGGAAGCTTTGAGAAGCCCATCGAGATCTTTCACATTATTGAGCACTTCTGCTTGGGTCGACGACGTTTGCATCTGTTTGGCAGGGATTCGAGCATCCGACCAGGCTGGTTAACAGTGGGTCCGGAACTGACAAACTCGAATTTCAACTCCGAGCTGTATCAAACGTACTTCGCCGAGGCACCGGCCACGGGATGCACCAGTAGGATTGAGCTCCTGAGGCCCAAGAGTCCTCCGCCGAATAGCAAGGTCTTGAGGGGAAGGGGACGCGGTTTTCCACGCGGTCGTGGCAGGCCAAGATAA
- the LOC108021252 gene encoding polyprenal reductase, translating into MAPPEIGLLEVLENLLDRYKINLLQMMFGTFIATIVFFGGLMTFVEKYLPNSIRQSFRYGKHSFKGETDPLVAWLEVPKSWFKHFYVFALFWSWLGFYLLVSTVREQKEAPEYVLRFLDIMGGGRSHRKVEIDSTTACVGTLMLTLQCTRRFYETNFVQIFSRKSKINLSHYAVGYVHYFGAIIALLSNTSGFVRGSKPMEFSLDKLTGQQILYLVVFFIAWQQQYASNMILVNLRKDPHTGNVRTEKHLLPKGGLFNLLSSPHMFLEVVMYFCIADLYMPVRIWRLIFLWVASNQTINALLTHKWYRETFREYPKNRRAIIPFLL; encoded by the coding sequence ATGGCGCCTCCCGAGATTGGGCTGCTCGAGGTCCTCGAAAACCTTCTCGACCGGTACAAGATCAACCTGCTGCAGATGATGTTCGGCACCTTCATCGCCACGATCGTGTTTTTTGGCGGCCTGATGACCTTTGTGGAGAAGTACCTGCCGAACAGCATACGTCAGTCCTTCCGGTATGGCAAGCACAGTTTCAAGGGCGAAACGGATCCGCTGGTGGCCTGGCTGGAGGTCCCCAAGTCCTGGTTCAAGCATTTCTACGTGTTCGCCCTGTTCTGGAGCTGGCTGGGCTTCTATCTGCTTGTCTCCACAGTACGGGAGCAAAAGGAGGCACCGGAGTATGTCCTCCGGTTCCTGGACATCATGGGCGGCGGCCGGAGTCACCGGAAGGTGGAGATCGACTCCACCACGGCCTGTGTGGGCACACTGATGCTCACGCTGCAGTGCACCCGGCGTTTCTACGAGACCAACTTTGTGCAGATCTTCTCCAGAAAGAGCAAGATCAACCTGTCCCACTATGCCGTGGGTTATGTGCACTACTTTGGCGCCATCATAGCTTTACTTTCGAACACCTCTGGCTTTGTGCGCGGCTCCAAGCCCATGGAGTTTAGCCTGGACAAGCTGACCGGCCAGCAAATACTCTACCTCGTTGTCTTCTTCATCGCCTGGCAGCAGCAATATGCCAGCAACATGATACTGGTGAACCTGAGGAAGGATCCGCACACGGGAAATGTTCGTACAGAGAAGCATCTACTGCCCAAGGGAGGACTGTTCAACCTGCTCTCCTCGCCACACATGTTCCTCGAGGTGGTCATGTACTTCTGCATCGCCGATCTCTATATGCCCGTGAGGATCTGGCGACTCATCTTCCTCTGGGTGGCCAGCAATCAAACGATTAATGCCCTGCTCACCCACAAGTGGTACCGCGAGACATTCAGGGAGTACCCGAAGAACCGACGTGCCATCATTCCGTTCCTGCTCTGA
- the Ostgamma gene encoding dolichyl-diphosphooligosaccharide--protein glycosyltransferase subunit TUSC3, which produces MRLLHKTLLSGLLVVAVLAIYAAAQSKSKSALSLSEKVQNLVEMNAKKPLLRFNGPKFREYVKNAPRNYSMIVMLTALAPSRQCQICRHAHDEFAIVANSYRFSSTYSNKLFFAMVDFDDGSEVFQLLRLNTAPVFMHFPAKGKPKGADTMDIHRVGFAADSIAKFVAERTDITIRIFRPPNYSGTVAMITLVALVGSFLYIRRNNLEFLYNKNLWGAIAVFFCFAMISGQMWNHIRGPPLVHKSQNGGVAYIHGSSQGQLVVETYIVMFLNAMIVLGMILLIESGTPKSHNKNRIMAMTGLVLLTVFFSFLLSVFRSKAQGYPYSFLFK; this is translated from the exons ATGAGGCTGCTGCACAAGACGCTGCTCAGCGGGCTGCTGGTGGTGGCGGTACTCGCGATTTACGCGGCCGCGCAGTCGAAATCTAAG TCGGCACTCTCGCTGTCGGAGAAAGTACAAAATCTGGTGGAGATGAACGCGAAGAAGCCGCTGCTCCGCTTCAATGGACCCAAGTTCCGGGAGTACGTGAAGAATGCCCCCCGGAATTACTCGATGATCGTAATGCTCACTGCCTTGGCTCCCTCGCGGCAATGTCAGATCTGCCGGCACGCCCACGATGAGTTCGCCATCGTGGCCAACTCGTACCGCTTCTCATCCACTTACTCCAACAAACTCTTCTTCGCCATGGTGGATTTCGATGATGGCTCCGAGGTTTTCCAGCTTCTGCGCCTGAACACCGCCCCCGTGTTCATGCATTTCCCGGCCAAGGGCAAGCCAAAGGGCGCCGACACCATGGACATCCATCGCGTCGGCTTTGCCGCCGATTCCATTGCGAAATTCGTGGCTGAGCGTACGGACATCACCATCCGCATCTTCCGTCCGCCCAACTATTCGGGCACCGTGGCCATGATCACGCTGGTGGCCCTGGTTGGCAGCTTCCTCTACATCCGGCGAAACAACCTGGAGTTCCTGTACAATAAGAACCTGTGGGGAGCCATCGCCGTGTTCTTCTGCTTCGCCATGATCTCGGGCCAGATGTGGAACCACATTCGTGGACCGCCGCTGGTGCACAAGTCGCAGAACGGCGGCGTGGCCTACATCCACGGCTCCTCGCAGGGCCAGCTGGTGGTGGAGACCTACATCGTCATGTTCCTGA ATGCCATGATTGTGCTGGGCATGATTCTGCTGATCGAATCGGGAACTCCAAAGAGCCACAACAAGAACAGGATAATGGCGATGACTGGTTTGGTGCTCCTCACCGTCTTCTTTTCCTTCCTGCTGTCCGTTTTCCGGTCGAAGGCGCAGGGTTATCCCTATAG TTTCTTGTTCAAATAG
- the LOC108020986 gene encoding ATP-binding cassette sub-family C member 10, with amino-acid sequence MSSIDWGDFAWNWTQFCPTGLRPFANETNDLLPCFQKILLQLPIYTIFAAISAYNFGNQSRPVIRNGLQLRMLWLRAFLAIVLALLPVAKVFAFHQQGVELFAVDLLVVSAECIMWVVHSGFLLTARQYGELSHRGSLLINVVWLTVVVLDAVWLRTSRHFDWWPWSLATLLCDLLFGATLIPKGCAVYTSLHRGRSSAREDEALLAQRYTYFQFDLNEGHLGHAQDEANLGSRFLFHWVQPLIAKGVAGKLRKIEDLFDLPDALNITRLSERLHLALSQSQSLWRALHRCFGVEFYLIGILRLIADLSGFAGPLLLGGLLRQDHTDPNQVYYYALGLFGSTLLSAVCATHFDWRMAMVSMKMRVGVINSIYRKALEARGLKESKPDMLNLMSTDTDRIVNSCISFHFFWSIPFKLFTTLYLLYLQLGAAFLAGVAFAALLIPINRWLAKRIGIYSSGLMTAKDARLSATTETMQGAKQVKINAWEDIFITKIRGLRQEELRFLSKRKYLDAMCVYFWATTPVLMCLLTFGVSVLMGNQLIASTTYTSVALLYMLIGPLNAFPWVLNGLIEAWVSIKRVQQLMDVPNLDYSSYYNPIIRGSGGSGPEDAPLDAPKASVLQMKCASFCHESEENTSPTAFRLKDINVDIKAGQLVCIEGPVGGGKSSFLSAIVANLQCIDGEVCVQELTTGFGYVTQSPWLQRGTIRDNIVWGAQFDEQWYKTVLHACALEEDLQILGGDLIGVGENGRTLSGGQRARVALARAVYQDKKVYLLDDVLSSLDAHVSRHIIKHCILRLLKHKTRIVVTRSIQLFFHANQILQVKDGQLLPSEYMTQSIDLSLDEEADDEHEEAVRRRSVELSNQDDKKSVDSLLVEESREYGHLSGDVFSCYWKAVTSPLAFTVLLSVLLMQLTRNLSDAWLAYWVTETTLDPHSNDTSLDHELMGAALGNDTGSGHTTRFYLSIFTAIAVSNSLVTLARAFLFAYAGIKAAIFMHEKLLKKVMFAKFNFFDITSVGRILNRFSSDTNTVDDSLPFILNILLAQLAGLVGALCVSLYAMPWLGLVIIPMVPIYLNLQQRYRHASRDIKRLSSNAMSPLYTHFTETLQGLTTIRSMRASPRFQRDFQVKLEESIKAQLTQSAAQQWLALRLQLLGTLLVGGAGLLAAITASHTTNPGLVGLCISYALSITGQLGDLLHAVAETEQELVAVERIDQYLQLEEEQNASGSAEPPFGWPTQGVLSFREVQLSYREHLAPALRGVSFQTEAFERIGIVGRTGAGKTSVLAALLRVAPLSQGEIRLDQVNLKTLALSVLRERIGVITQEPFLFEGTVRENLDPRHGFHDSEIWHAIKNSAAATLLVQQLGGLDGKVESCGNNLSAGQRQLLCLARALLKNAKVVAIDEGTSNLDDESDLSIQQALRNAFKSCTLLFIAHRLRGLNAMDRIIVLDDGRICEEGKPQELASNSATIFHGMLLAQDINPEDFVRPH; translated from the exons ATGTCGTCTATTGATTGGGGCGACTTTGCCTGGAACTGGACACAGTTCTGTCCCACGGGACTGAGGCCGTTCGCCAACGAGACCAACGATCTGCTGCCCTGCTTCCAGAAGATCCTGCTCCAGCTGCCCATCTACACTATCTTCGCCGCCATATCCGCCTACAATTTCGGCAATCAGTCGCGTCCCGTCATCCGGAATGGATTGCAGCTGCGGATGTTGTGGCTCCGGGCCTTCCTGGCCATTGTTCTAGCCCTGCTGCCCGTGGCCAAGGTGTTTGCCTTCCACCAGCAGGGCGTTGAACTGTTCGCGGTCGATCTGCTGGTGGTTAGTGCCGAGTGCATTATGTGGGTGGTTCACAGCG GTTTCCTATTGACAGCTCGTCAATATGGAGAGCTTAGTCACCGGGGATCGCTGCTAATCAATGTGGTCTGGCTCACAGTGGTGGTTCTGGATGCGGTGTGGCTGCGAACAAGTCGCCACTTCGACTGGTGGCCCTGGAGCCTGGCCACATTGCTGTGTGACCTCCTGTTTGGAGCCACCTTGATACCCAAAGGATGTGCTGTATACACCAGCTTGCACAGAGGAAGATCCTCGGCCAGAGAGGATGAGGCTCTGCTAGCCCAGAGATATACATACTTCCAGTTCGATCTGAATGAGGGCCACTTGGGTCATGCCCAGGATGAAGCCAACTTGGGATCGCGCTTCCTCTTCCATTGGGTTCAGCCCCTAATCGCGAAAGGAGTGGCTGGCAAGCTGAGGAAGATTGAGGATCTGTTTGATCTACCCGATGCCCTGAATATCACGCGACTGAGTGAGAGGTTGCACCTAGCCCTGTCGCAATCCCAGAGTTTGTGGAGAGCCCTGCACAGATGCTTCGGCGTGGAGTTTTATCTCATAGGAATCCTAAGATTGATCGCCGATTTGAGTGGCTTTGCAGGTCCCTTACTGCTCGGAGGACTTCTCAGGCAGGATCACACGGACCCCAATCAGGTGTATTACTATGCCCTGGGTCTATTTGGCAGCACATTGCTGTCGGCTGTTTGTGCCACCCACTTCGACTGGCGCATGGCTATGGTTTCCATGAAAATGCGAGTGGGAGTTATCAACTCCATATACAGAAAAGCGTTGGAGGCGAGGGGTTTGAAGGAATCCAAACCAGACATGCTAAATCTCATGTCAACGGACACGGATAGGATAGTAAACTCTTGCATTAGTTTCCACTTCTTTTGGAGCATTCCCTTTAAGCTGTTCACCACATTGTACCTGCTGTATCTTCAACTGGGCGCAGCTTTTCTTGCGGGCGTAGCATTTGCCGCTCTGCTGATTCCAATTAATAGATGGCTAGCCAAACGAATTGGCATATATTCAAGTGGTTTGATGACCGCCAAAGATGCCAGGCTGTCTGCCACCACGGAAACAATGCAGGGAGCCAAGCAGGTCAAAATCAATGCTTGGGAGGATATATTCATCACCAAGATTCGAGGACTTCGCCAGGAGGAGCTGCGATTCTTGTCGAAGAGGAAGTACCTGGATGCCATGTGTGTCTACTTCTGGGCCACGACTCCAGTGCTTATGTGCCTGCTCACCTTTGGAGTATCCGTGCTAATGGGAAACCAGCTTATAGCATCTACTACCTACACCAGCGTGGCCTTGCTTTATATGCTTATTGGACCGTTGAATGCCTTTCCATGGGTGCTCAATGGTTTAATTGAAGCCTGGGTTTCCATTAAAAGAGTGCAGCAACTGATGGATGTGCCCAACTTGGATTACTCCTCCTACTACAATCCTATAATTAGAGGAAGTGGTGGATCTGGACCAGAAGACGCTCCTTTGGATGCCCCAAAGGCCAGTGTGCTGCAAATGAAATGCGCTAGTTTCTGTCACGAAAGCGAGGAGAACACATCCCCGACCGCGTTCCGCTTGAAAGACATAAATGTGGATATCAAGGCGGGCCAGCTCGTGTGCATCGAGGGTCCTGTGGGAGGTGGCAAAAGCAGTTTTTTATCTGCTATAGTGGCCAATCTGCAGTGCATCGATGGCGAGGTGTGCGTCCAGGAACTGACGACTGGATTTGGTTACGTAACCCAGTCACCGTGGCTGCAAAGAGGCACCATCAGGGATAACATCGTATGGGGCGCACAGTTTGATGAGCAGTGGTATAAAACTGTTTTGCATGCATGTGCCTTGGAGGAGGATCTGCAAATCCTTGGAGGTGATCTCATTGGCGTGGGTGAGAACGGAAGAACCCTTTCTGGTGGACAAAGGGCTAGAGTGGCACTAGCTAGGGCTGTTTATCAGGATAAGAAAG TCTACCTTCTGGACGATGTGCTCTCCTCCTTAGACGCCCATGTGTCCAGACACATTATCAAACACTGTATTCTGCGACTGCTTAAGCACAAAACACGAATTGTGGTCACACGAAGCATTCAGTTATTCTTCCACGCCAATCAGATTCTCCAAGTGAAGGATGGTCAACTTCTTCCCAGTGAATACATGACTCAGAGCATTGATTTAAGTCTGGATGAAGAGGCGGATGATGAGCATGAGGAAGCAGTCAGGCGGCGTTCAGTGGAGTTATCCAACCAGGATGACAAGAAGAGTGTGGACAGTCTGCTTGTGGAGGAATCTAGAGAGTACGGACATCTCTCAGGGGACGTTTTTAGCTGCTATTGGAAGGCAGTTACATCTCCACTGGCCTTTACTGTATTACTCTCTGTATTATTGATGCAATTGACAAGGAATCTAAGTGATGCCTGGCTAGCTTATTGGGTCACTGAAACTACTTTGGATCCACATTCGAATGACACTTCCTTGGATCATGAATTGATGGGAGCTGCGTTGGGGAATGACACTGGATCGGGTCACACGACAAGATTCTATTTGAGCATCTTCACCGCCATAGCTGTGAGTAATTCCTTGGTGACTCTGGCCAGGGCGTTTCTCTTTGCCTACGCTGGAATAAAGGCGGCCATCTTTATGCACGAAAAGCTCCTGAAGAAAGTTATGTTT GCCAAATTCAATTTCTTCGACATTACCTCTGTGGGTCGCATTCTGAACCGCTTCTCATCCGATACCAACACGGTGGACGACTCCCTGCCCTTTATCTTGAATATTCTATTGGCTCAACTTGCTGGCTTAGTAGGAGCTTTGTGTGTCAGCCTGTATGCGATGCCTTGGCTGGGACTGGTGATCATTCCCATGGTACCAATCTACCTGAACTTACAGCAGCGGTATCGCCACGCCTCCAGAGACATCAAGCGGTTGTCAAGTAATGCAATGTCACCGCTCTACACGCACTTTACCGAGACGCTTCAGGGATTGACGACGATTAGAAGTATGCGAGCTAGTCCCAGATTTCAAAGAGACTTCCAGGTGAAGCTCGAGGAGAGCATTAAAGCCCAGTTAACACAATCGGCCGCTCAGCAATGGCTAGCTCTGCGACTCCAGCTGCTGGGAACACTTCTGGTCGGAGGAGCAGGTCTACTGGCAGCCATTACGGCCTCTCACACAACGAATCCCGGCTTGGTGGGTCTGTGCATCTCATATGCTCTCTCCATAACTGGCCAATTGGGCGATCTCCTTCATGCTGTCGCTGAAACGGAGCAGGAATTGGTTGCAGTGGAGCGGATCGATCAGTATCTGCAGCTGGAGGAAGAGCAGAATGCCTCCGGAAGTGCTGAGCCTCCATTTGGTTGGCCTACACAAGGAGTTCTGAGCTTCAGGGAAGTCCAACTAAGCTACAGAGAACACTTGGCACCTGCCTTGAGAGGTGTATCCTTCCAAACCGAAGCCTTCGAGCGGATTGGCATCGTGGGACGCACTGGAGCTGGCAAAACATCAGTCTTAGCTGCTCTCCTGCGAGTGGCACCCTTGTCCCAAGGAGAGATTCGATTGGATCAGGTGAATCTGAAAACTCTGGCTCTAAGTGTGCTAAGAGAACGGATAGGGGTTATCACCCAGGAGCCCTTCCTCTTCGAGG GCACCGTGCGTGAAAATCTGGATCCGCGTCATGGTTTCCACGACTCGGAAATCTGGCATGCGATTAAGAACTCGGCAGCGGCCACTCTTCTTGTCCAGCAATTGGGTGGACTAGATGGAAAAGTGGAATCGTGCGGCAACAATCTCTCCGCTGGTCAAAGGCAACTTCTGTGCTTGGCCAGGGCTCTTCTCAAAAACGCCAAGGTGGTGGCCATTGATGAGGGTACATCCAACCTGGACGACGAATCGGATCTGAGCATTCAGCAGGCCTTACGGAATG
- the LOC108005421 gene encoding coiled-coil domain-containing protein 97 gives MTTGNEAEGDEENQGNASTFPRPQLPPELMDIFKSLAENNNIVFKSQQIDDPEIPLEEKQEIARDVFEKNRENFLIRFGAHLNVRQLGSFQDLAVKEPIKPDENLEEMCLLLEDFRRKLSTRSVCIKNRRYHAMQQLLDKGEYFSEHEMMQRAPDLYQELVGQYLTEAEKKARDSYDVRNTTFSGILMHTLEKKQRDELLEETQQEKEKQVEVRSEHVPPADFEVPVACRKQWGGFEDDEPVACSTSRNAEVRVPANITKISTPEYYNPGERELLRNEFLSVMKERFLSGEDKDFDYTAVDDNTLLDDLKQIEQDEEDAYFEDSDDEEELKEHAAEEREVSSEDELDIYMRHLSNHHSLQH, from the coding sequence ATGACGACTGGAAACGAAGCTGAGGGGGATGAGGAGAACCAGGGCAACGCAAGCACCTTTCCAAGACCACAACTTCCCCCGGAGCTAATGGACATCTTCAAATCGCTGGCCGAAAACAATAATATAGTCTTCAAGTCTCAGCAAATTGATGACCCGGAAATTCCTCTCGAGGAAAAACAAGAAATCGCACGAGATGTCTTCGAAAAGAACCGCGAGAACTTCCTCATTCGATTTGGAGCCCACCTAAATGTCAGACAATTGGGCTCCTTCCAGGATCTGGCCGTCAAGGAACCCATCAAACCCGATGAGAATCTGGAGGAGATGTGCCTGCTGCTGGAGGATTTCCGGAGGAAACTTAGCACTCGTTCAGTTTGCATTAAGAATCGAAGATACCACGCCATGCAGCAGCTCCTGGACAAGGGAGAATACTTTAGCGAGCACGAGATGATGCAAAGGGCTCCCGATCTCTACCAGGAGCTGGTGGGTCAATACCTAACGGAGGCGGAAAAGAAAGCCCGGGATAGCTACGATGTCAGGAACACCACTTTCTCGGGAATACTAATGCACACGCTGGAAAAGAAGCAAAGGGATGAATTGCTAGAAGAAACTCAGCAGGAGAAAGAAAAGCAAGTGGAGGTCAGGAGTGAACATGTCCCTCCCGCAGACTTTGAAGTCCCAGTAGCCTGCCGAAAGCAATGGGGTGGCTTTGAGGACGATGAACCCGTTGCCTGCTCAACAAGTCGAAATGCTGAAGTTCGAGTTCCCGCCAACATAACAAAGATCTCCACGCCGGAATACTATAATCCTGGAGAGCGGGAGTTGCTACGCAACGAGTTCCTGAGCGTAATGAAGGAACGCTTTCTGAGTGGTGAGGACAAGGATTTTGATTACACAGCCGTGGATGATAACACTTTGCTGGACGATCTGAAGCAAATTGAGCAGGATGAGGAAGATGCCTATTTCGAGGACAGCGATGATGAAGAGGAACTAAAGGAGCACGCTGCTGAGGAGAGAGAGGTCTCCAGCGAAGATGAGCTGGACATCTACATGAGGCATCTAAGCAATCACCACAGTCTGCAGCACTAG